A genomic window from Brassica oleracea var. oleracea cultivar TO1000 chromosome C8, BOL, whole genome shotgun sequence includes:
- the LOC106307616 gene encoding tetrapyrrole-binding protein, chloroplastic-like, translating to MATTNSLQHHHHSSSYQHHRHNLHPQSHVVPSSLSLKHPTSTAPFSSLICSSSSSSSSVVSAALTTNASSVTAETSTEFDVLATHLTNQDFRKADEETRRLLIQIAGEAAVKRGYVFFSEVKSISVEDLQAIDNLWTKHSDGRFGYSVQRKIWLKVKKDFTRFFIKVEWMKLLDTEVVQYNYRAFPDEFQWELNDETPLGHLPLTNALRGTQLLKCVLSHPAFEIDGDDIEEAEEAENRGVGGKAKTKDTTVFKTDYSF from the coding sequence CACCACCACTCCTCCTCTTACCAACACCACCGTCACAATCTCCATCCCCAATCTCACGTCGTACCATCTTCTCTCTCCCTCAAACACCCCACCTCCACCGCCCCATTCTCCTCACTCATCTGCTCCTCCTCCTCCTCTTCCTCCTCCGTCGTCTCCGCCGCTCTCACCACAAACGCCTCCTCCGTAACCGCAGAAACCTCCACAGAGTTCGACGTCCTAGCGACCCACCTCACCAACCAAGACTTCCGAAAAGCAGACGAAGAAACTCGTCGCCTTCTCATCCAGATAGCCGGAGAAGCCGCCGTGAAACGCGGCTACGTCTTCTTCTCCGAGGTGAAATCGATCTCCGTCGAGGATCTTCAAGCCATCGACAACCTCTGGACCAAACACAGCGACGGGAGGTTCGGATACAGCGTGCAGCGCAAAATCTGGTTGAAAGTCAAGAAAGACTTCACGAGATTCTTCATTAAAGTCGAGTGGATGAAGCTTCTCGATACGGAGGTCGTTCAGTACAACTACAGAGCTTTCCCCGACGAGTTCCAGTGGGAGCTTAACGACGAAACGCCTCTAGGACACTTGCCGCTCACAAACGCGTTGCGAGGAACGCAGCTTCTGAAATGCGTTTTGAGCCATCCTGCGTTTGAGATAGATGGTGATGACATTGAGGAAGCGGAAGAAGCAGAGAACAGAGGTGTGGGTGGTAAAGCAAAGACAAAAGACACGACAGTGTTTAAAACGGATTACAGCTTCTGA